A window of Malaclemys terrapin pileata isolate rMalTer1 chromosome 14, rMalTer1.hap1, whole genome shotgun sequence contains these coding sequences:
- the CKLF gene encoding chemokine-like factor, whose protein sequence is MVEVNTGYPRSLPGALKIARLVVAFVTFICFAASKSHEAFIALAIMEFVITLLFFVLYLLKLDKKMKFLFWPLADIFNSLIAVLFFIIVCLCAIIIKTTTGTLVGGVFGLLLVVLCIADSVLLFKKITFNKPRGRNVITR, encoded by the exons ATGGTGGAGGTGAACACCGGCTACCCCCGCTCCCTGCCGGGAGCGCTGAAAATCGCCCGCCTG GTTGTTGCATTTGTAACATTCATCTGTTTTGCTGCCTCGAAATCCCATGAAGCCTTTATAGCACTTGCAATCATGGAATTTGTCATCACTTTGTTGTTCTTTGTGCTATACTTGCTAAAACTAGATAAAAAGATGAAATTCTTATTTTGGCCTTTAGCT GATATTTTCAACTCATTGATTGCAGTTTTGTTCTTTATCATTGTGTGCCTGTGTGCAATAATAATCAAGACCACGACTGGGACTCTGGTTGGAGGA gTCTTTGGTCTTCTGTTGGTTGTTCTTTGTATTGCAGATTCTGTCCTTCTTTTCAAGAAGATTACATTTAATAAGCCAAGAGGAAGGAATGTTATTACCAGATAA